From the Magnetovibrio sp. genome, one window contains:
- a CDS encoding electron transfer flavoprotein-ubiquinone oxidoreductase has protein sequence MERESMEFDVVVVGGGPAGLTAAIRIKQQAQVAGKDISVCVLEKGSEIGAHILSGAVIDPIALTELFPDWQDKGAPLTTPVTDDQFLFLTSQSAFKLPTPPQMHNAGNFVASLGALTRWLGEQAETLEIEVFAGFAAAEILYHDDGRVKGVATGDMGRTAAGEEGPNFEPGVELHATYTLFAEGCRGSLSQQLMAKFGLRDGIGPQTYGIGIKELWEIKPENHKPGTVIHTVGWPLTSDVYGGSFLYHLGDNLVSVGFIVGLDYTNPYLSPFDEMQRFKTHPKIRPVFEGGRRIAYGARALNEGGFQAIPKLIFPGGALIGASAGFMNVPRIKGSHTAMKSAIECADAIVAAMGENAPALLDAYPETLQKSWLWAELFKSRNIRPSFKNGLWAGIAYSAIDTYLFAGRAPWTFSHHSDHDQLKRAQAPLKIDYPKPDGVVSFDKLSSVFVSNTNHEEDQPCHLTLKDDRVPVNTNLVLYDGPEARFCPAGVYEFVEVEGDPDSKRLQINAQNCVHCKTCDIKDPTQNIVWTTPQGGGGPNYPNM, from the coding sequence ATGGAACGGGAATCGATGGAATTCGACGTGGTCGTGGTCGGGGGCGGCCCGGCGGGCCTGACGGCGGCGATCCGCATCAAGCAACAGGCGCAAGTGGCGGGTAAAGACATTTCCGTGTGCGTGCTGGAAAAGGGTTCCGAAATCGGCGCGCATATCCTGTCCGGCGCGGTGATCGACCCGATCGCGCTGACCGAACTGTTTCCCGACTGGCAAGACAAAGGTGCGCCGCTCACCACCCCGGTCACGGACGACCAATTCCTGTTTTTGACCTCCCAATCCGCGTTCAAGCTGCCGACACCGCCACAAATGCACAACGCGGGTAATTTCGTCGCTTCGCTGGGCGCGCTGACGCGCTGGTTGGGCGAACAGGCCGAAACGCTGGAGATCGAGGTGTTCGCGGGGTTCGCAGCGGCCGAAATCCTCTATCACGACGACGGCCGCGTCAAAGGCGTCGCCACCGGCGATATGGGCCGCACCGCAGCGGGCGAAGAAGGCCCCAATTTCGAACCGGGCGTGGAATTGCACGCCACCTACACCCTGTTCGCCGAAGGCTGCCGCGGCTCGCTGTCGCAGCAGTTGATGGCCAAGTTCGGCCTGCGCGACGGCATCGGCCCGCAGACGTACGGCATCGGCATCAAGGAACTGTGGGAAATCAAACCCGAAAACCACAAACCCGGCACCGTCATCCACACCGTCGGCTGGCCGCTGACCAGCGACGTCTACGGTGGCTCGTTCCTCTATCACCTGGGCGACAATCTGGTGTCGGTGGGCTTCATCGTCGGGCTGGATTACACCAACCCCTATCTATCGCCGTTCGATGAGATGCAGCGATTCAAGACCCATCCCAAAATCCGCCCGGTGTTCGAAGGCGGGCGGCGCATCGCCTATGGCGCGCGCGCGCTCAACGAAGGTGGTTTTCAAGCGATTCCCAAGCTGATCTTCCCCGGCGGTGCGTTGATCGGCGCGTCGGCTGGTTTCATGAACGTGCCGCGCATCAAGGGTTCGCACACGGCGATGAAATCGGCCATCGAATGCGCCGACGCTATTGTCGCAGCGATGGGCGAAAACGCCCCCGCGTTGTTGGACGCCTATCCCGAAACGCTCCAAAAATCGTGGTTGTGGGCGGAACTGTTCAAGTCGCGCAACATTCGCCCGTCGTTCAAAAACGGCCTGTGGGCAGGCATCGCCTATTCGGCCATCGACACCTATCTATTCGCCGGGCGCGCGCCGTGGACATTCAGTCATCACAGCGACCACGACCAATTGAAGCGCGCACAAGCGCCGCTGAAAATCGACTATCCCAAACCCGACGGGGTGGTGAGCTTCGACAAGCTCAGTTCGGTATTCGTTTCCAACACCAACCACGAAGAAGACCAGCCTTGTCACCTGACCCTCAAGGACGATCGGGTGCCGGTGAACACCAACTTGGTTCTTTATGACGGGCCGGAGGCGCGCTTTTGCCCTGCCGGCGTTTATGAATTCGTCGAGGTCGAAGGCGACCCAGACAGCAAACGCCTTCAGATCAACGCCCAGAACTGCGTCCACTGCAAGACCTGCGACATCAAGGATCCGACGCAAAACATCGTGTGGACCACCCCGCAAGGCGGCGGCGGGCCTAATTATCCGAATATGTAA